In one window of Escherichia coli DSM 30083 = JCM 1649 = ATCC 11775 DNA:
- the rspA gene encoding starvation-sensing protein RspA: MKIVKAEVFVTCPGRNFVTLKITTEDGITGLGDATLNGRELSVASYLQDHLCPQLIGRDAHRIEDIWQFFYKGAYWRRGPVTMSAISAVDMALWDIKAKAANMPLYQLLGGASREGVMVYCHTTGHSIDEALDDYARHQELGFKAIRVQCGIPGMKTTYGMSKGKGLAYEPATKGQWPEEQLWSTEKYLDFMPKLFDAVRNKFGFDEHLLHDMHHRLTPIEAARFGKSIEDYRMFWMEDPTPAENQECFRLIRQHTVTPIAVGEVFNSIWDCKQLIEEQLIDYIRTTLTHAGGITGMRRIADFASLYQVRTGSHGPSDLSPVCMAAALHFDLWVPNFGVQEYMGYSEQMLEVFPHNWTFDNGYMHPGEKPGLGIEFDEKLAAKYPYEPAYLPVARLEDGTLWNW; this comes from the coding sequence ATGAAGATCGTAAAGGCTGAAGTTTTTGTTACCTGTCCGGGGCGTAATTTCGTCACATTAAAAATCACCACTGAGGACGGTATTACGGGCCTTGGGGATGCCACCCTAAATGGACGTGAGCTTTCCGTGGCCTCTTATTTGCAGGATCACCTTTGTCCGCAGCTTATTGGTCGCGATGCACACCGTATCGAAGATATCTGGCAGTTTTTCTATAAAGGTGCTTACTGGCGTCGCGGTCCGGTTACGATGTCGGCCATTTCAGCGGTTGATATGGCGCTGTGGGATATTAAAGCCAAAGCTGCCAACATGCCGCTTTACCAGTTACTCGGCGGCGCGTCTCGTGAAGGGGTGATGGTTTATTGCCATACCACCGGTCACAGTATTGATGAAGCTCTGGATGATTATGCCCGTCATCAGGAGCTGGGATTCAAAGCCATCCGCGTGCAGTGCGGAATCCCTGGTATGAAAACCACCTACGGCATGTCGAAAGGTAAAGGTCTGGCTTATGAACCCGCAACCAAAGGACAGTGGCCGGAAGAGCAGCTGTGGTCGACGGAGAAATACCTCGATTTCATGCCGAAATTGTTTGACGCGGTACGTAACAAGTTTGGTTTTGATGAACATCTGCTGCATGACATGCACCATCGCTTAACGCCTATTGAAGCGGCGCGCTTTGGTAAGAGCATTGAAGATTATCGCATGTTCTGGATGGAAGACCCGACGCCTGCGGAAAACCAGGAATGCTTCCGTCTCATTCGCCAACATACCGTCACACCCATCGCGGTGGGTGAAGTCTTCAACAGCATCTGGGACTGCAAACAACTGATTGAAGAGCAACTCATCGATTATATCCGCACCACGCTGACCCATGCAGGCGGAATTACCGGTATGCGTCGGATTGCCGATTTTGCTTCGCTGTATCAGGTACGTACTGGCTCACACGGTCCTTCCGATTTGTCACCAGTCTGCATGGCTGCGGCGCTGCACTTTGATCTGTGGGTCCCCAATTTCGGTGTCCAGGAATACATGGGTTATTCCGAACAAATGCTCGAAGTCTTCCCGCACAACTGGACTTTCGATAACGGCTATATGCATCCGGGAGAAAAACCGGGCCTTGGCATCGAATTCGATGAAAAGCTGGCGGCGAAATATCCCTATGAACCTGCTTATCTGCCAGTCGCACGTCTGGAAGATGGCACGCTGTGGAACTGGTAA
- the ynfB gene encoding DUF1283 family protein, protein MKITLSKRIGLLAFLLPCALALSTTVHAETNKLVIESGDSAQSRQRAAMEKEQWNDTRNLRQKVNKRTEKEWDKADAAFDNRDKCEQSANINAYWEPNTLRCLDRRTGRVIIP, encoded by the coding sequence ATGAAAATCACTCTCAGCAAACGAATCGGCCTGCTCGCTTTTCTGCTGCCTTGCGCACTGGCATTGAGCACAACTGTTCATGCCGAAACTAACAAACTGGTGATTGAGTCTGGCGACAGTGCACAAAGCCGCCAGCGCGCCGCTATGGAAAAAGAGCAATGGAATGACACGCGTAATCTGCGCCAGAAAGTGAATAAACGCACTGAAAAAGAGTGGGATAAAGCCGACGCTGCTTTTGATAACCGCGATAAATGTGAGCAAAGCGCCAACATCAATGCCTACTGGGAGCCAAATACTTTGCGCTGCCTGGACCGTCGAACTGGCCGCGTTATTATCCCCTAA
- the ynfA gene encoding YnfA family protein: MIKTTLLFFATALCEIIGCFLPWLWLKRNASIWLLLPAGISLALFVWLLTLHPAASGRVYAAYGGVYVCTALIWLRVVDGVKLTLYDWTGALIALCGMLIIVAGWGRT; this comes from the coding sequence ATGATTAAAACAACGTTACTATTTTTTGCTACTGCGCTGTGTGAAATTATTGGATGCTTTTTGCCCTGGCTGTGGTTGAAGCGAAACGCCAGTATCTGGCTGTTGCTTCCGGCGGGGATTTCACTGGCGCTGTTTGTCTGGTTGTTAACGTTGCATCCTGCGGCGAGTGGGCGTGTTTACGCGGCTTATGGTGGCGTTTATGTCTGCACGGCGTTGATTTGGCTGCGCGTTGTGGATGGCGTGAAACTGACTCTTTATGACTGGACGGGGGCGTTAATTGCGCTTTGCGGCATGTTGATCATTGTTGCGGGCTGGGGGCGCACGTAG